In one Gossypium hirsutum isolate 1008001.06 chromosome D09, Gossypium_hirsutum_v2.1, whole genome shotgun sequence genomic region, the following are encoded:
- the LOC107890434 gene encoding transportin-1 — MHLFSILAKTALYAFMDKYLHGLFDLANDPAAEVRKLVCAAFVQLIEVRPSVLEPHMKNAIEYMLQVNKDTDDEAALEACEFWSAYCDAQLPPEILREYFTTSNSSMLIVC, encoded by the exons atgcACCTATTTTCCATCTTAGCTAAGACG GCTTTATATGCCTTTATGGATAAATACCTTCATGGTTTGTTTGACCTTGCTAATGACCCTGCAGCAGAAGTGCGAAAATTG GTTTGTGCAGCATTTGTTCAGCTAATTGAAGTCCGTCCATCTGTTCTAGAG CCACATATGAAGAATGCAATTGAATATATGTTGCAAGTAAATAAGGACACTGATGATGAGGCGGCACTTGAAGCATGTGAATTTTG GTCTGCTTATTGTGATGCGCAGTTACCACCTGAGATTTTGAGAGAATATTTTACCACGTCTAATTCCAGTATGCTAATAGTTTGCTga